Proteins from one Pontibacter korlensis genomic window:
- a CDS encoding GNAT family N-acetyltransferase: MIQIRRGTIDDLPQVYNLIKELAEYERAPLEVTITLEEMERDGFGENAIYKFFVAENEEGVVGLALYYTAYSTWKGRMLFLEDLVVTKRLRRTGIGRLLFNAVVREAKETGAKRFKWQVLEWNEPAIAFYKKIGANLDPEWINCNMTDEQIQQYVG, translated from the coding sequence ATGATACAGATAAGAAGAGGAACTATAGATGACCTGCCACAGGTGTATAACCTGATTAAGGAGCTGGCGGAGTATGAGCGTGCACCACTAGAGGTGACAATTACACTGGAAGAAATGGAACGTGACGGCTTTGGCGAGAACGCAATTTATAAGTTCTTTGTAGCGGAAAACGAAGAAGGCGTGGTGGGCCTAGCGCTTTATTACACAGCCTACTCTACCTGGAAAGGCAGAATGCTTTTTCTGGAGGACCTGGTGGTAACTAAGCGACTACGCCGAACTGGCATCGGACGCCTGCTATTCAATGCCGTGGTTCGTGAGGCAAAAGAGACAGGAGCCAAACGCTTTAAGTGGCAGGTGCTGGAGTGGAATGAACCGGCTATCGCTTTTTATAAAAAGATTGGCGCTAACCTCGATCCTGAATGGATTAACTGTAACATGACTGATGAGCAGATTCAGCAGTATGTAGGGTAG
- a CDS encoding TonB-dependent receptor, whose product MKINLFKKNILSLLALLALQGHQLLAQSLPAPAEVDAVQDCGLTLSGKVLDHDTRDVLVGATVYIPELDRAAISDEYGNYHFHQLCQGTYSLRVTYVGYEAERFSVKMGNSVTRDLQLHTDARVLRTVEVTGEHLREQAQTQQTLAGRELEQTRGLALAETLKGIAGVTTLQTGPTISKPVIHGLHSNRVLLLNNGVRQEGQQWGAEHAPEIDPFVASEMKVIKGAAGVRYGADAIGGVVMVEPKALPKSPGISGDLHLLGSTNNRQLATSATVEGNLEKVPPLSWRLQGTLRKAGNSKTPDYYLENTGLKEQNFSAAVGYNKEKYGSELYFSHFSTNLGILRESHIGSVKDLMYAIERGRPSNADNADFTYTINRPYQHVEHDLLKAKGYWQLGEAGKLEFVYGWQRNLREEYDVRRGSSSLPSLQLTLNTHTTETVFEHKPLGRFTGSVGVSTIYQKNTYQYSDFLPYFTGTTAGIFAMEKWQKDRLQLEAGLRYDYKHLQVKKYENDRNLVKPEYDFNNISGILAAMYDVGYHLTFGLSATSAWRAPGANELFSEGVHHSAATYEEGNPALKSEQAYNFELSVDYFNNVRLNGTLSLYHNYIRNFIYLAPQPEPVLTVRGAFPAFKYTQANATFTGADLNLNYTFAPGLVLESKTSLLYARNFDTDDHLIFMPANRFNNSLRYEFGQSAEGSKITGSYVSVGGMYVEEQKRVPSKTEQDFAPAPEGYFLLQAQAGTTFHFGKQSVEVSITGNNLLNTVYREYLNKLRYYADEPGRLLMLRVRIPLNFSKS is encoded by the coding sequence TTGAAGATTAACTTATTTAAGAAGAATATACTGAGCCTACTGGCGCTGCTTGCCTTACAAGGGCATCAGCTGCTGGCTCAGTCGTTACCAGCTCCAGCTGAGGTAGATGCCGTGCAGGACTGCGGTCTTACGCTTTCGGGGAAGGTGCTGGACCACGACACGCGTGATGTGCTGGTAGGGGCCACTGTATACATACCTGAGCTGGACAGAGCTGCCATTTCAGACGAATATGGCAACTACCATTTCCACCAGCTCTGCCAGGGCACCTATTCTTTACGGGTTACCTACGTGGGTTATGAGGCTGAGCGGTTCTCTGTTAAAATGGGCAACTCCGTTACCCGCGATCTGCAACTGCATACTGATGCACGGGTGCTGCGCACGGTGGAGGTAACAGGTGAGCACCTGAGAGAGCAGGCACAGACACAGCAAACACTGGCAGGGCGGGAGCTGGAGCAGACACGGGGCTTGGCGCTGGCCGAAACGCTGAAAGGTATTGCCGGTGTTACCACCCTACAAACTGGCCCTACCATTTCCAAACCTGTTATACACGGCCTGCACAGTAACCGTGTGCTACTGCTTAACAACGGCGTACGGCAGGAGGGGCAACAGTGGGGTGCAGAGCACGCTCCGGAAATAGACCCTTTTGTGGCCTCTGAAATGAAGGTAATAAAAGGGGCGGCAGGCGTACGCTATGGCGCTGACGCTATTGGCGGAGTGGTGATGGTAGAACCAAAGGCTCTGCCTAAGTCTCCGGGCATTAGCGGTGACTTACACCTGCTGGGCAGCACCAACAACCGCCAACTAGCTACTTCTGCTACTGTAGAAGGCAACCTGGAGAAGGTACCACCGCTGAGCTGGCGTTTACAGGGCACGCTGCGCAAAGCCGGCAATTCCAAAACACCTGATTATTACCTGGAGAACACCGGACTAAAGGAACAGAACTTTTCGGCAGCCGTTGGCTATAACAAAGAGAAGTATGGTTCTGAGTTGTACTTCAGCCACTTCAGTACTAACCTCGGCATTTTGCGTGAGTCGCATATAGGTAGTGTAAAGGACCTGATGTATGCCATAGAGCGCGGCAGACCCAGTAACGCAGACAATGCAGACTTTACCTATACTATAAACCGCCCTTACCAGCATGTGGAGCACGACCTGCTGAAGGCCAAAGGCTACTGGCAGCTAGGCGAGGCCGGTAAACTGGAGTTTGTATACGGTTGGCAGCGCAACCTGCGCGAGGAGTATGATGTACGCCGTGGCAGCAGTTCGCTGCCTTCGCTGCAGCTTACCCTCAACACCCACACAACTGAGACCGTATTCGAACACAAGCCGCTGGGGCGCTTTACAGGCTCGGTAGGCGTAAGTACTATTTATCAGAAGAACACTTATCAGTACAGCGATTTCCTGCCATACTTTACAGGTACTACCGCAGGAATTTTTGCCATGGAAAAGTGGCAGAAAGACCGTTTGCAGTTAGAGGCAGGCTTACGCTATGACTATAAGCACCTTCAGGTGAAGAAGTATGAGAACGACCGCAACTTGGTAAAACCAGAATATGACTTCAACAATATATCCGGTATATTAGCGGCTATGTATGATGTGGGTTATCATCTTACTTTTGGCTTAAGCGCTACATCTGCCTGGCGTGCGCCCGGCGCTAACGAGCTTTTTAGCGAGGGAGTACACCACAGTGCTGCCACTTATGAAGAAGGTAATCCGGCTCTTAAGTCAGAGCAGGCATATAACTTCGAACTGTCGGTGGATTACTTCAACAACGTCCGGCTGAACGGTACGCTGAGCCTATACCACAATTACATCCGTAACTTTATTTACCTGGCGCCACAGCCAGAACCGGTGCTTACTGTGCGAGGCGCTTTCCCGGCTTTTAAGTATACTCAGGCTAACGCTACCTTTACCGGTGCAGACTTAAACCTGAACTATACCTTTGCCCCTGGGCTAGTACTGGAGTCGAAAACGTCGCTGCTTTATGCCCGCAACTTCGATACCGACGACCACCTGATTTTCATGCCTGCTAATCGTTTCAACAACAGCCTACGCTATGAGTTTGGGCAATCTGCCGAAGGCAGCAAAATAACAGGCTCTTACGTATCGGTAGGGGGGATGTATGTAGAGGAGCAGAAGCGCGTGCCTAGTAAAACGGAACAGGATTTTGCACCGGCTCCGGAAGGTTATTTTCTTCTGCAGGCACAGGCAGGAACAACGTTCCACTTTGGTAAGCAGTCAGTAGAGGTAAGTATAACCGGTAATAATCTCTTAAATACAGTGTATCGCGAATATTTGAATAAGCTGCGCTATTACGCCGATGAACCGGGACGCCTGCTTATGCTTCGAGTTCGGATACCGCTCAACTTCAGCAAATCGTAA
- the lipB gene encoding lipoyl(octanoyl) transferase LipB, translating into MQKNTDIQFEHLGLIDYKEAWDYQDKIFTSILDLKVQNRKAESGEEVPTPNYLLFCQHPHVYTLGKSGHEEHLLLNQEALQAKGATYYKINRGGDITYHGPGQIVGYPILDLENYFTDIHKYLRFLEEAIILTLADYGIQAGRIEGFTGVWLDHVEQQNPRKICAMGVKCSRWVTMHGFAFNINTDLDYFNNIVPCGISDKAVTSLAKELGHEVPLAEVEEKLLKHLGSLFGASIITAAHEEGY; encoded by the coding sequence GTGCAAAAGAATACCGACATACAATTTGAGCACCTGGGGCTAATCGACTATAAAGAGGCTTGGGATTACCAGGATAAAATCTTTACCAGCATTCTGGACCTGAAAGTGCAGAACCGCAAGGCAGAGTCCGGAGAAGAGGTGCCGACGCCCAATTACCTGCTTTTCTGCCAACACCCACACGTGTACACACTGGGCAAAAGTGGTCACGAAGAGCACTTGCTACTGAATCAGGAGGCCCTGCAGGCTAAAGGTGCCACTTATTATAAAATTAACCGTGGCGGCGACATAACGTACCATGGCCCCGGCCAGATAGTAGGCTACCCAATCCTGGATCTCGAGAACTACTTCACCGATATACATAAGTACCTGCGCTTTCTTGAGGAGGCCATTATTCTGACATTGGCAGATTACGGCATACAGGCCGGCCGCATAGAAGGGTTTACCGGCGTGTGGCTCGACCACGTGGAACAGCAAAACCCGCGTAAGATTTGCGCCATGGGAGTAAAGTGCAGCCGTTGGGTAACCATGCATGGCTTTGCCTTCAACATCAATACAGACCTCGATTACTTTAACAACATTGTACCGTGCGGTATTTCTGATAAAGCTGTAACTTCGCTGGCCAAAGAGCTGGGGCATGAAGTGCCGCTGGCCGAGGTAGAAGAAAAACTGTTAAAGCACTTAGGTTCCTTGTTTGGAGCCTCCATTATAACTGCTGCACATGAAGAAGGATATTGA
- a CDS encoding toxin-antitoxin system YwqK family antitoxin, with amino-acid sequence MERLVYTLLIGVVLLSMGSCGQPKWNSDYNLNVARLKESSKVKTDALASADTTKPGIEVKNPLEEEIKEKEKKRKVKRSKREFLGYKIKRGYTKSGGRYKETIETFSYLPEHQEPNRYAPYKYYYDTDKRKLARSASNVEDTDRYKVLHGPYKKTVDGEVVEEGYFYVGTKHLRWEKYRNNDDHTLVDKEHYEKGFLRDAVVTYYGDTKKIKEVIPYEYGEVQGTYYRFYENGQLQWSGQYEKGRKVGVWINYYDFRNRRRYEYQYPETAYDKPHEPYLIKEYNRHATPIYERGKFDKRSQASNQ; translated from the coding sequence TTGGAAAGGTTAGTTTATACTTTGTTGATAGGCGTTGTACTGCTAAGCATGGGCAGCTGTGGGCAGCCTAAGTGGAACAGCGACTATAACCTGAACGTGGCACGCCTGAAGGAGAGCAGCAAAGTTAAAACCGATGCCCTTGCCTCTGCCGATACAACCAAGCCTGGTATTGAGGTAAAGAATCCGCTGGAAGAAGAGATAAAAGAGAAAGAGAAGAAGCGCAAGGTAAAGCGTAGCAAGCGAGAGTTTTTAGGCTATAAGATAAAGCGCGGTTATACCAAGAGCGGTGGTCGCTACAAAGAAACCATAGAAACCTTTAGTTACCTGCCCGAGCATCAAGAGCCAAACCGATACGCCCCCTACAAATACTATTACGATACTGATAAGCGTAAACTAGCCCGTTCAGCCTCGAACGTAGAGGACACGGATCGTTATAAAGTGCTGCATGGCCCTTACAAAAAGACCGTTGATGGAGAGGTCGTGGAAGAAGGCTACTTTTATGTGGGCACGAAACACCTGCGCTGGGAGAAGTACCGCAATAACGATGATCATACTCTAGTGGATAAGGAACACTATGAGAAAGGCTTCCTGCGCGATGCTGTAGTTACTTATTACGGCGACACGAAAAAGATAAAAGAGGTGATCCCGTACGAATACGGAGAGGTGCAGGGAACCTACTACCGTTTCTATGAAAACGGACAGCTGCAGTGGAGCGGTCAGTATGAGAAAGGCCGCAAAGTAGGCGTATGGATCAATTACTATGACTTCCGAAACCGCCGGCGCTACGAATATCAATATCCTGAAACAGCCTACGATAAGCCACACGAGCCTTACCTGATTAAAGAGTATAACCGCCACGCGACCCCTATCTACGAGCGTGGTAAATTCGATAAACGCTCACAAGCAAGCAATCAATAG
- a CDS encoding YraN family protein, with protein MASQIRKHLHTGQLGENHAAAYLQQKGYTVLQQNYRYKRAEVDIIARKADLLVFVEVKTRTSNNYGYPEEAVNSKKEEMLLSAAEEYILQEEWQHEVRFDIISVTLTSPPEIHHIEDAFY; from the coding sequence ATGGCTTCTCAAATAAGAAAGCACCTCCACACTGGCCAACTAGGCGAGAATCATGCTGCTGCTTACCTGCAGCAAAAGGGTTATACTGTTCTGCAACAAAACTACAGGTATAAACGCGCCGAGGTAGACATCATTGCGCGCAAAGCCGACCTGCTAGTGTTTGTAGAAGTGAAAACGAGAACCTCTAATAACTACGGTTACCCTGAGGAGGCTGTTAATTCTAAAAAGGAAGAAATGCTGCTAAGTGCAGCCGAGGAGTATATTCTGCAGGAAGAATGGCAACATGAAGTTCGGTTTGATATAATCTCAGTAACGCTTACTTCTCCTCCAGAGATCCACCATATTGAGGATGCTTTTTATTGA
- a CDS encoding bifunctional phosphoglucose/phosphomannose isomerase — protein sequence MWYCCNNLNTETMKKLVEGFVQQLRHAIEIGESASVTFSGPKYKNVVIAGMGSSGIGGSIIKSYVADKLSVPLLLSNGYNIPAFIGPSTLFIASSFSGNTEETISAVREAMEAEASVCFVTSGGELLRIAQENSMPHIVIPDDSGQPRASLGYSLVQQLYLLYYAELLDDTFKVELAQSINLLEEQIGSIKVQASALASTFRGKLPVLYASDLFEPVAVRLQHQLNENAKQLAHVNVFPEMNHNEIMGWQYPEKLFEQLVVLYIRTSYDHQRVKLRMDLSKAIFERKEQSVMEIEAVGATFMEQVLYLVHLFDWVSVYLAELNKVDPETIDNINYLKGELSKV from the coding sequence ATTTGGTACTGCTGCAATAACTTAAACACGGAAACTATGAAGAAACTTGTTGAAGGCTTTGTACAGCAGCTGCGCCACGCTATTGAAATTGGGGAGAGTGCCTCTGTTACATTCTCAGGCCCCAAATATAAGAATGTTGTGATAGCGGGCATGGGATCTTCTGGCATTGGCGGCAGTATCATAAAGTCATACGTAGCTGATAAGCTATCGGTACCTTTGCTGCTGAGTAACGGTTATAACATACCGGCCTTTATTGGACCAAGCACATTGTTCATAGCCTCCTCTTTCTCTGGTAATACCGAAGAAACTATCTCTGCGGTTCGTGAGGCGATGGAGGCAGAAGCTAGCGTCTGCTTTGTTACCTCTGGCGGGGAGCTGTTGCGGATAGCACAGGAGAATAGCATGCCGCACATAGTTATACCTGATGATTCGGGCCAGCCACGTGCCAGCTTGGGCTACTCTTTAGTGCAACAGCTATACCTGCTTTACTATGCCGAGCTTCTGGACGACACCTTTAAAGTAGAGCTGGCTCAGAGTATAAATTTGCTGGAGGAGCAGATCGGAAGTATAAAAGTACAAGCCAGTGCGTTAGCCAGCACCTTTCGCGGCAAACTGCCGGTGCTTTACGCCAGTGATCTGTTTGAGCCAGTGGCCGTACGCTTGCAGCATCAGCTAAACGAAAATGCAAAGCAGCTGGCGCATGTAAATGTCTTTCCGGAGATGAACCACAACGAGATTATGGGGTGGCAGTACCCGGAGAAACTATTCGAACAGCTGGTTGTTCTATACATCAGAACGTCCTATGACCATCAGCGTGTGAAATTGCGCATGGATCTCTCCAAAGCAATCTTTGAGCGGAAGGAGCAGAGTGTGATGGAAATAGAGGCTGTGGGAGCTACTTTTATGGAGCAGGTGCTTTACCTGGTTCACCTGTTCGACTGGGTATCGGTGTACCTGGCTGAGCTGAATAAAGTAGACCCAGAAACAATAGATAATATTAATTACCTGAAGGGAGAACTTTCCAAAGTATAA
- a CDS encoding YdeI/OmpD-associated family protein, translating to MADLGKKLQLKKEQALLLLRAPEEVAQALEQEEYAYTSLNEVSGAGNYDAVLLFVQSATDLAYLGPKAQAQLQPGGMLWIAYPKKSSGIHTDLTRDKGWQVMAELKYSPVRQIAVDDVWSALRFKHTSERKETSTFGVDMPGIDRKTKTVVVPDDLKDALQEAELLEVFEGMAFTHRKEHVVAVLEAKRHVTRARRIAKAVEGVSKLAK from the coding sequence ATGGCAGACTTGGGTAAGAAGCTACAGCTAAAGAAAGAGCAGGCATTGTTACTATTGCGAGCCCCTGAAGAGGTGGCGCAGGCGCTTGAACAGGAGGAGTACGCTTATACAAGCCTCAACGAAGTATCAGGGGCAGGTAACTATGATGCTGTACTGCTATTCGTGCAAAGTGCCACAGACTTGGCCTATTTGGGTCCTAAAGCGCAGGCTCAGCTTCAGCCTGGAGGAATGCTCTGGATAGCATACCCAAAAAAGTCTTCTGGTATCCACACCGATCTTACCCGCGACAAAGGATGGCAGGTTATGGCAGAGCTAAAGTACAGTCCGGTACGGCAGATAGCTGTGGATGACGTGTGGTCGGCACTGAGATTTAAGCATACATCGGAGCGTAAAGAAACCTCCACATTTGGCGTTGATATGCCCGGCATCGACCGTAAAACTAAAACAGTAGTGGTTCCGGATGATCTGAAAGATGCTTTACAGGAAGCGGAGTTGCTGGAGGTGTTTGAGGGTATGGCTTTTACACATCGTAAGGAGCATGTGGTGGCGGTGCTGGAGGCAAAGAGGCATGTGACACGTGCCCGACGCATAGCAAAAGCCGTGGAGGGTGTAAGTAAGTTGGCAAAGTAG
- a CDS encoding uroporphyrinogen-III synthase yields MAESKAKGSANPERHKFPIKSILVTQPQPTTDNSPYLSIADKYGIKVDFRAFIEVEPVPFKEFRKDKVDILSHTAVIFTSRNAVDHFFRICQESKIEMPADMKYFCISDQTAYYLQKYITLRKRKLFVGEKTAKDLFEVIKKHKNEKFLFPCSNIRKDDIPEFLTANKIKHTEAIIYKTVAADLSDLDDVTYDCLAFFSPSGIHSLFINFPDFKQNNTRIAAFGPTTAKAVRDAGLELDIEAPMPNAPSMTGAIEVYIQNQMQEAKK; encoded by the coding sequence ATGGCTGAAAGCAAAGCAAAGGGCTCTGCGAACCCTGAAAGACACAAGTTTCCGATCAAGAGTATTCTGGTTACACAACCACAGCCTACTACCGATAACTCACCTTATCTGTCTATCGCGGATAAGTATGGCATAAAGGTAGACTTTAGGGCTTTTATTGAGGTGGAGCCAGTTCCTTTTAAGGAGTTTCGCAAAGATAAAGTGGATATCCTGTCGCATACTGCCGTTATCTTTACGAGCCGTAACGCAGTAGACCACTTCTTCCGCATTTGCCAGGAAAGCAAAATTGAGATGCCAGCTGATATGAAGTACTTCTGTATTTCTGACCAAACGGCTTATTACCTGCAGAAGTATATCACGCTGCGCAAGCGTAAGTTGTTTGTAGGCGAGAAAACTGCGAAAGATCTGTTTGAGGTAATTAAGAAGCATAAGAACGAGAAGTTCCTGTTTCCTTGCTCTAACATCCGCAAAGACGATATACCTGAGTTCTTGACAGCAAACAAGATAAAGCACACAGAGGCTATTATCTATAAAACTGTTGCAGCAGATCTTTCTGACCTGGATGATGTAACGTATGATTGCCTGGCTTTCTTTAGCCCATCAGGTATTCACTCATTATTTATCAACTTCCCGGACTTCAAACAAAACAATACCCGTATTGCTGCCTTCGGTCCTACCACGGCCAAAGCTGTGCGCGATGCAGGACTTGAGCTGGATATAGAGGCTCCAATGCCAAATGCGCCTTCTATGACGGGGGCCATAGAGGTGTATATACAGAACCAAATGCAAGAGGCAAAAAAATAA
- the htpG gene encoding molecular chaperone HtpG, producing the protein MEERGNISIHTENIFPIIKKFLYSDHEIFLRELVSNAVDATQKIKRLSSIGEYKGDLGELKVKVTVDKDAKTITISDNGIGMTAEEIKKYINQIAFSGATEFVERFKDSGDQDQIIGQFGLGFYSAFMVAERVEIVTKSYQDGAEAARWECDGSTEFSITTAERAERGSDVILHVAQDSEEFLETARIRTILDKYCKFLPVPVEFEGETINNPNPIWTKQPSELKDEDYKEFYKELYPFSEAPLFWIHLNVDYPFNLTGILYFPKLKNDFEVQRNKIQLYSRQVFITDEVKDVVPEFLMLLHGVIDSPDIPLNVSRSFLQADSSVKKINTYITKKVADKLAEIFRKDRETFEKNWDDISVFVKYGMLSDDKFYEKAKDFVLLQNTEGKYYTLEEYKALVQANQTNKSDQLVLLYTTDADKQHAFVEAAQNRSYDVLKLDSVIDSHFIGLLEQKLEKTTLKRVDSETVDKLIEKDETKESVLNDTEKEELKKVYEEAINNKNMTVDVAPMSPDDAPVVITLPEFMRRMKDMNRAGGGGMMFMGDMPDTYNVTINANHPLNQRVLKAEEKGKLARQAFDLALLSQNMLSGAALTSFVKRSFDLITKE; encoded by the coding sequence ATGGAAGAAAGAGGTAATATCTCCATCCACACCGAGAATATTTTCCCGATCATCAAGAAATTCCTGTACTCCGACCACGAGATTTTCCTGCGTGAGCTGGTAAGTAACGCCGTGGACGCTACTCAGAAGATCAAGCGCCTCTCCTCTATCGGAGAGTATAAAGGCGACTTGGGCGAGCTGAAGGTAAAGGTAACCGTTGACAAGGATGCCAAAACCATCACCATTTCCGATAATGGTATCGGTATGACGGCTGAGGAGATTAAGAAGTACATCAACCAGATTGCTTTCTCGGGTGCTACAGAATTCGTGGAGCGTTTCAAGGATTCCGGCGATCAGGATCAGATCATTGGTCAGTTCGGTCTGGGCTTCTACTCTGCCTTTATGGTGGCTGAGCGCGTGGAGATTGTTACGAAGTCGTACCAGGATGGCGCTGAGGCTGCCCGTTGGGAGTGCGATGGCAGTACTGAATTCTCTATTACAACTGCTGAGCGAGCGGAGCGTGGGTCGGATGTAATTCTGCACGTGGCGCAGGACTCAGAGGAGTTCCTGGAGACAGCCCGCATCCGTACTATACTGGACAAGTACTGTAAGTTCCTGCCGGTTCCGGTGGAGTTCGAGGGTGAGACCATTAACAACCCTAACCCTATCTGGACAAAGCAACCGTCTGAACTGAAGGATGAGGATTACAAGGAGTTCTACAAAGAGCTGTATCCATTCTCTGAGGCGCCGCTGTTCTGGATCCACCTGAACGTAGATTATCCTTTCAACCTGACTGGTATCCTGTACTTCCCTAAGCTGAAAAACGACTTTGAGGTACAGCGCAATAAGATACAGCTATACTCACGCCAGGTGTTCATTACCGACGAGGTGAAGGACGTGGTGCCGGAGTTCCTGATGCTGTTGCACGGTGTAATCGACTCACCGGATATCCCGCTGAACGTGAGCCGCTCTTTCCTGCAGGCAGACTCTAGCGTTAAGAAGATCAACACTTATATCACTAAGAAAGTAGCCGACAAACTGGCTGAGATCTTCCGCAAAGACCGTGAGACGTTCGAGAAGAACTGGGACGACATCAGCGTGTTTGTGAAGTATGGCATGCTGTCAGACGACAAGTTCTATGAAAAAGCCAAAGACTTTGTGCTGCTTCAGAATACGGAAGGCAAATACTATACGTTAGAAGAATACAAGGCACTGGTGCAGGCTAACCAGACAAACAAAAGCGACCAGCTGGTGCTGCTATACACTACCGATGCTGATAAGCAGCATGCTTTTGTAGAGGCCGCCCAGAACCGCAGCTACGATGTGCTGAAGCTTGACTCCGTAATCGACAGCCATTTTATCGGGCTACTGGAGCAGAAGTTGGAAAAAACTACGCTGAAGCGTGTAGACTCTGAGACAGTCGATAAGCTGATCGAGAAGGACGAGACGAAAGAAAGCGTGCTGAACGACACCGAAAAAGAAGAGCTGAAGAAGGTGTACGAGGAGGCCATCAATAATAAGAACATGACGGTGGATGTAGCGCCTATGTCTCCGGATGATGCGCCGGTGGTGATTACGCTGCCAGAGTTTATGCGCCGCATGAAAGACATGAACCGTGCAGGCGGTGGTGGTATGATGTTTATGGGCGACATGCCAGATACGTATAACGTAACCATCAACGCAAACCACCCACTTAACCAGCGCGTGCTGAAAGCTGAAGAGAAAGGCAAGTTGGCCCGTCAGGCTTTCGACTTGGCCCTGCTGTCGCAGAACATGCTGTCAGGAGCTGCTTTAACGAGTTTTGTGAAGCGCAGCTTTGACCTAATCACAAAAGAATAG
- a CDS encoding DUF4286 family protein: MILYNETVSVDNTVADEWLQWMKEVHIPTVMETGFFLSNQISRLMHEVANDGTTYAVQYTCRSLDDLEEYQREHASEIDSRHDQRYQGKYVVFRSMLEVVAKDVERK; encoded by the coding sequence ATGATATTGTATAACGAGACCGTAAGTGTAGACAACACCGTGGCCGACGAGTGGCTGCAGTGGATGAAGGAGGTGCATATCCCAACAGTAATGGAGACAGGCTTCTTTCTGAGCAACCAGATAAGCCGCCTGATGCACGAGGTAGCGAACGATGGTACTACTTATGCCGTGCAGTACACCTGCCGCAGTTTAGACGACCTGGAAGAGTATCAGCGAGAGCATGCTTCTGAGATTGATTCACGCCATGACCAGCGCTACCAAGGGAAATATGTTGTTTTCCGCTCTATGCTGGAGGTTGTGGCCAAAGATGTTGAGCGTAAGTAA
- a CDS encoding DUF4271 domain-containing protein, with translation MEQKNTITSNWLVQRGGDAGQLVPYVASMHADYNALHQWLPITQAQPFNIAFTAPKDLCLFLNNRLIFKADSTAYYTLDLAKYSGGTQPVEGKYLLTVWHPVQQPSVSSFRNVPFVKDSVQEPGERPLSVKVREYVNQNAFIIFMLLIGLTYGLLRVNYPNDFKNLFDPNRFLRTSSQETLQFSKPIGAVSNVLFVLAFSLSLALLIAAIHTNVQHVRLFNRLFPVSEADITTKIFFYTLLIFGVVVFKYAFLKLMGFVFGLGGLVQLQYQEFMRSLLFLGLFLPLVMLLYLSLNMMMPDAILLISSLAVSLVLVITILRVFYAVNKKVSVINLHLFSYLCATEVIPLAIMLELIIFNY, from the coding sequence TTGGAGCAGAAAAACACCATTACCAGTAACTGGTTGGTGCAACGCGGAGGCGACGCAGGCCAGCTGGTGCCATATGTGGCCAGCATGCATGCTGATTATAATGCGCTGCACCAGTGGCTGCCCATTACACAGGCGCAGCCATTTAACATAGCCTTCACTGCACCTAAAGATTTATGCCTCTTCCTGAACAACAGGCTAATATTCAAGGCTGATTCTACTGCTTACTACACATTGGATTTGGCAAAGTACAGTGGGGGGACTCAGCCTGTGGAAGGCAAGTATCTGCTGACTGTGTGGCACCCGGTGCAGCAGCCAAGTGTCAGCTCTTTTCGAAATGTACCTTTTGTGAAGGATTCGGTGCAAGAGCCTGGTGAAAGACCATTATCTGTAAAGGTGCGTGAGTACGTTAATCAGAATGCTTTCATCATCTTTATGCTGCTCATAGGGCTTACTTATGGATTGCTGCGCGTAAACTACCCCAACGACTTTAAAAACCTCTTCGACCCTAACCGCTTTCTGCGCACCAGCTCGCAAGAGACGCTGCAGTTCAGCAAACCCATAGGGGCAGTATCAAACGTGCTGTTTGTACTGGCTTTTTCGCTGTCGCTAGCCCTTCTTATCGCTGCAATCCATACCAATGTGCAGCATGTAAGGTTGTTTAACCGCCTGTTCCCAGTATCGGAAGCCGATATTACCACTAAGATCTTTTTTTATACTTTACTTATTTTCGGTGTGGTAGTGTTTAAATATGCCTTTCTGAAGCTGATGGGATTCGTTTTTGGTCTTGGAGGGCTGGTGCAGTTACAGTACCAGGAGTTTATGCGTTCGTTACTTTTCTTAGGTCTGTTCCTCCCCTTGGTAATGTTGCTTTACCTGTCGCTGAACATGATGATGCCAGATGCTATCCTGCTGATATCGAGCTTGGCGGTGTCCTTAGTGTTGGTTATCACGATACTGCGAGTGTTTTACGCGGTAAATAAGAAAGTCTCAGTGATAAATTTGCATTTATTTTCGTACCTTTGCGCCACAGAAGTGATTCCGCTGGCCATTATGCTAGAACTTATAATATTTAACTACTAG